Genomic segment of Arachis stenosperma cultivar V10309 chromosome 4, arast.V10309.gnm1.PFL2, whole genome shotgun sequence:
AGGAGCAGGAACTTCTGGAGCCAAATCTTCCCTTTCCTCGGGATCATTGCCTACAGCTTCATCATCATCAGTGAAAATCTCTTCATGCTCCCAATCATCACCTGTATACTCAGGAGAAAGAATGCTAAGCATAACTTACTGCTCTGTAAGTTTGAATAACAAGCCAATCAGCTCATGCATTTCATATGCCTAAATTAACTGTCTATTAATGCTTTTTAGTTCTAATtcatatcaaaaaataaaaattttggttCCTGATGGCTATGCCAAGAAGGGGCTGCAGTAGGAAGTTATTTttccacacacacacacacaccacacaaaaaaaaaaaaaaaggcagaATATGGTCACTCTTTGCATAACATTCCAATGAGTCAGGTGTATAGACCAATGTCAAACTAATATGGAAAGCTGTAAACTCAACACTGTTATTGGACTAAACCCGCAGCTATTCCTGAATGGACTTTTTAAGTTCTGGTATGGGAAAAATTCATGCTCTGACATTTCACGTTTCATAAACGATCGTTTATTATGGCTCACCTAGTTTGACATACAAACTGATTGATGTTTTCTTGACACAACAGCCAAGCCTTTTCAAAAACTACCCAGATATAAAATGATATGATATGACCTTCACCAATCATCACCATTCTAATCAAAAGATACAATGACTAACGAGCAAACAAGGCAAGATTCTCACCCTtctcaatatcatcatcatctaGATCAAGGTCTCCACCCCTTAGaccttcatcatcatcatcatcaccatctctTTTATTAAGTCCAAGTCTATTCTTTCTTTCTGCTTCCTCATCTTCGTCCTCCTCCCCTTTATCTGAGGCCTGACCTTCATCATCCTCGCTAGTTTTTTTCCGGCTTCTTCCTCCACCACCGCCTGTGTTGCTTTCCTTGTCATCTAACTTCCCATGTTCCCCGAATGCAGCAGCCCCATTATTTGCTGCTTTCATCATCCATCTTTGATATCCATCTGCAGTTTTCTTTCTATTCCTTATCTTCTCTTCTGCTTCCTCCAAAGTCAATTGCTTGTACTGTGCAACCTTATTAAAGTTGTACCTAAAAAACCAAACATGGCATATTACACATCTGCCTACTTTCTCTGATTggtaattaaaatagaaaatttcaagaaaacaaaatcaaGGAAAACTAAAGGAAACTTCTAGCACAGCAAAAATACCAAGAACCAGAGGGGATGGCGGAAAACTCCTTCTTTTCCATCATAAGCAGGTAATATGAAGATGATTGTGCACCCTCTAGATGACCCTGGTACTGGGATTGACCAGTTTCATCCTCAAGGAGCCAAGGCTTGTTCTTGTACTTTTCCTGCATAgcacaataaaaaattatacaccaaaaataaataaataatcacAATTCACCTCAATTGTTCACATCCTTCCTAACTGAATATAACCATATATCAGAATCCTCAACAACCATGCACTTAGCAACTCAAGCCTCCGTTAAATGGCACAACAACACATGGGTTTTTAGAAGCATTTACACGTTTACAACCTCCAATGAGCATTTCCTCTATGAAAGATAGTGCTTAGAAGATacaaaaataaatgataaaaagCAACCAAAGAATCGATAATGAAAGTATAGACTCAATACCCTCAACGAATCAGTAATTTGGCGGTTCTGGAGCCCATCTTTCTGCAAAGACCACTTGTTCTCGGCGCTTTTCTTCTTCGAAAAATCTGGCAACCCAGACATGAATCTCCCAATAAAGTAGTTTTTGTCACTGCTAGAACTCGAACGAACATTATATTCCTGTTACAATCACACATATGTAATCAAAACCTCCACGCCCAACgaccaacaacaacaatagcCCTACAGTAATAATTATTCTTACAGAAaacaatgataaaaaaaattccaCCAAAATAAGCATTTAATCGaatttataatttcaaaaaaCAGTAGAATATAGTAACAGCAAGAAAGTTAAGGGGTAGGGATATTATACGAGGGGAGTAAGAGAGGGAGAGAAATCAAACTCGAATCAAgcgagtgagggtggcgccacAATCGTGGCACTTAGCGCGTTTCTGTGCCATGGCCTTGCCGCAGTTCAAGCAGAGAGTCATGTGCTTGCAGTTGCTTCCGTAAAGGTCAGTCGTCGATCCACAACCGCCGCAAGACGGTTTCAGAACGAGGTCTGCCGACATTCTGAGTGGCAAcagaaaaaatataagaaaaaataaagaatgagAGAATGATTATGGAGATGAGGGGAAAATGCGGAGTAAGACGAATGGGAGAGATTCTAGGGTTTCATGAATAGGATTTTAGGTGAAATGAAAGTTGGAGAGGTGTTCCGCGCTCGCTAAATGAGTTTCGGAAACGAATCGCAGAGTTCCAACGCAACCCCCCCGCACCATGAGACACGAATAAATCATCTTTCGTTACCAAAATTTCtatttataactttttaat
This window contains:
- the LOC130973935 gene encoding transcription initiation factor IIF subunit alpha-like produces the protein MSADLVLKPSCGGCGSTTDLYGSNCKHMTLCLNCGKAMAQKRAKCHDCGATLTRLIREYNVRSSSSSDKNYFIGRFMSGLPDFSKKKSAENKWSLQKDGLQNRQITDSLREKYKNKPWLLEDETGQSQYQGHLEGAQSSSYYLLMMEKKEFSAIPSGSWYNFNKVAQYKQLTLEEAEEKIRNRKKTADGYQRWMMKAANNGAAAFGEHGKLDDKESNTGGGGGRSRKKTSEDDEGQASDKGEEDEDEEAERKNRLGLNKRDGDDDDDEGLRGGDLDLDDDDIEKGDDWEHEEIFTDDDEAVGNDPEEREDLAPEVPAPPEIKQDEEEEDEDNEEGKGLSKSGKELKELLGRASGMNESDAEEDDDDDDDDDMDDEVNIPPVTATKQKDAPKPKEEPVDNSPSKPAAAGATRGAPSTSKSSKAKRKTTEEPKPSNAATPKKVKSENEQKSSGKDVHGTASKSNASAKGSAPPPPSSSSSKAGTSTAASGPVSEEEIRAVLKQKTPVTTQDLVAKFKARLKCKEDKDAFAEILKRISKIQRTPTSNRASYVILRDK